CCTTATCCAGGACTAGATACGGACGCACAACCCTTATTTACTGTACTCGGCTTAGTGATTGAGGGTAGTAGTGTAATTACGGAAATGCGACACGCAAACCGTTTTCAGTACGTAGAACAGTTGCGCTGTTTTGGTGCTGACATTGGCGTTTATGGAAATACAGCAATCGTGCAAGGAGGAAAACCTCTAGTAGGGGCAGATGTCAGAGCCACTGATCTCCGTGGTGGGGCTGCGCTAGTTCTTTGCGGATTAGCGGCAAAGGGCCAAACGCGTATCTCCAATATCTACGAAATTGAACGGGGGTATGAGAATTTGCCCGAGAAGTTGATTGCTCTTGGTGCAACGGTTATCCGAGAACGGAGTGACCATGATACTAATAGCGTATTACAGTAATAACCGTCAAAAGTTTAGGGATAAAATACTGCATGATGCCTACACACCTCTCTAAACAACTTCGGGCGAATTTACGTGGTGAATTTCGAGAGAATGAGGATTTATCTCGGCACACCACTTGGCGCATAGGGGGACCAGCCGAATTATTTATAGTTCCGAGTTGCACTGAGGACATAGAATATGCACTTTCAATTGCACACAATCACCAAATCCCAGTTTTTGTGCTGGGTCGCGGTTCCAACGTGTTGATTGCTGACGCTGGTTTGCCTGGTATTACTTTATGTTTAGCCAAAAGCCTCCAAGATGTCGAGATTAAGCAAGGCATTCTGTATGCGGGAAGCGGTGTTGCCCTGCCCCGACTTGCGAGGATAACAGCTCGGCATGGATATAGTGGATTTGAATTTCTTGTTGGTATTCCTGGTACTGTTGGTGGAGGTGTTTTGATTAATGCCGGGACGGGGAATGGGCAGATCGCGGACGTTCTAGAGACAATAACATATATCGATCAGCTTGGTGATTTGCATACGAAACATTACTCTGAACTTGAGTTCGGATATCGTAGGTCTGCGTTGCTTCAGCAACCCATTGTTGTAATCGGGGCTCAATTTAGACTGGAGCATTGCGAGGCTCGTGCAAAGATAGAGGCTAACCTCAGAGAAATCCTTAGACAACGTCGGCAGAAGTTTCCGCTAAATCTCCCCAATGCTGGCAGTGTATTTAAGCGCCCCCTCGGATATCCTCCCGCAGGACGTTTAATTGAAGAAGCAGGGCTTAAAGGCTTCCGTATCGGAGATGCACAGGTCAGCGAAGTCCATGCTAACTTCATCACCAATCTAGGCCACGCGACATCCAATGATGTTAAGGAGCTTATCTTATTGATCCGTGAACGAGTTTATCAAATTCATGGCGTTGCGTTGGAACGAGAGATAGTACTCTTGCCCGGTGAGGATAACGGTAAGATGAAATGAATCGGCAAAAGACTCTTCAATTGATAAAAAAAGTGCAATTCCATCAATTTGCGATAGATGTTGCTTTCCTGCTAGGTGGCCGAACTATTGTCCTTCTGCTCAGTTTTGCGGGTAGTATCTTACTGGCTCGAATTCTTGGACCGGAAAAACGAGGAATCATAGCTGCTATAGTTGTCGTCCCCGGCATTGTATTGTCTCTCGCTGATTTGGGCGTTCGTCAAGCTACAACCTATTTCTTAGGAAAAAACCTATATTCGGATCAGGCGGTGATTTCAACAATACTATATTTGAGTGGAGTGTCTTTCCTTTTTGGTACAGTTGTTATATTTCTTGTCTACATAATTATCGGTGTCCCCCAGCAATATGGATGGATAATCACTACCATACCATTGGCATTGCTCCCCTTTCGCCTACTAGTGTCTTATGGTAGCGGCGTGCTCTTGGCAAAACAGCAGATTACTAGCCTTTCATTAGCAATAATCCTGCCCGAAATAGTCTATTTTTCGCTTCTGCTTTTATTCGGTCTATTCGGCGTATTAGAAGTAAAAAGCGCGTTAATAATCGAAATTGTGTCGGCTAGTGTTGCAGCGACGTATGTCCTTAGGAGAATTAAGCGTTTCGGGCGTCTTCGGATAGCTTACATCCCAAAGATGCCGCAGAAGTTCATCAAACTAGGCTTCGTCTATGCAATGGCGTTGTTTATTCTAGGGTTAAACTATCGGATCGATGTAGTTATTCTTGGGCATTTGTCAAGTGCAAAAGAAGTTGGGATCTATTCAGTTGGTGTATCTATTGCGGAGATGCTTTGGCTTGTGCCTGCGGCTTTAACTACTGTCAACTTTGGACGTAGCGCCGCATCAAGTGATTCCTTAGCGTATGCTCGCAAAACTGCGATTGTGTTGCGTGTCACTTTAGCGGTGTCTGTGTTCCCATGCATAGGATTGTACTTGATGGCACCTCGGCTTATCCCCTTTGTTTACGGAAGTGCGTTTTCCAATAGCGCAGTGGTGGTCCAAGCAATTCTGCCAGGAGTCTGGATGAGTCTCATTTTCAAGGTGCTGAATAGTGATTTGGCAGGTCGAGGCTACCCCCAATTTGCTCTATGGGTTTACGGCGCAACTTTAGTACTGAATGTGCTGATGAACTTTTGGTTGATACCGTTATATGGAGCCGTAGGAAGTGGCCTGGCTTCCAGTGCGAGTTACTGTATCGGATCATTGACTTTCGCCCTGGTTTACTCACGAGTTAGTCATCTTAACATGAGAGACTTACTAATCCCATTGCCTTCCGACTTTAAGCGTCTACTTCCGCAAAAAGCTTGAGCCATAATTCGTTGTTGGATCCAACGCATATGAATCCTCAATCACAACATTTTCTCTTTGTAGTAACCTTCTATTCTGATCTGGTAGGGGGGCATTTGTTGTCCGCTTTAGAGTTAGGCGAGTGCTTGTATAATCGAGGACATACGGTAGGCTTACTTGCAAAGCCATTTGACCTTCCGGATTTGACAGGAACGCATATCCGCTTACACAAGTCACCCTATAAAAAAAGCAGTGTCACTAGTCACATCAGGCGGATACGAGATATTGGAACTGTAGTCAGAAAATATCAATATAATGTACTAGTGGCGATGGAGCCATATGCTGCACGGCATGCTGGTATCATTGCTGGTTTGTACGGACTCCCAATGATCCAAATTCTGCCGGGCGGCAGAGTGCCGGGGAGATCGGCCCCTCTTAAGCTACCGGGCATTGTAGTGTTTTCACAGGAACTTTTCGATGGATTGCAGAACCAACATAATATCTCACCCAATGATATTCTACTCTCTAGAGGACGCATAGATTTTAAGAGATTCCAGGAAGTTCCGCGATCTGTCAACGATCACTCTCTAGGGTTTAATGATTCGTCGCAGAGAATCCTTGCAATTTCACGACTTACTCCCGAGAAGAGCAAGGCTCTGTTCGCCTTGTTGGATCAAGTGGAATGCGCTGCAGCGGGAAGGCCCGTTCAATTGATCATTATAGGAGAAGGCCAGGCCAGGCCACGGCTAGAAGAGAGAGCGCGTGAAATCAGTCAAAGAACTGGCCCAGCGGCCACCATTAAGTTTACAGGGTTCTTAAGGGTTCAGCCCTCACATCTAAGACAAGCTGATCTTGTCGTAGGACAGGGACGGACGGTACTTGAGGCAATCGCTGCCGGAACGCCAGCAGCGGTTAGTGGTAGCAATGGCTATCATGGATTGCTGACTTTCGCTACACTGCCTCTCCTAGAGAGAACTAATCTTACCGGTCGTTCTTTGCCCCCCAAGGGTGATTTGTTGAGCGATCTCCAACGTTTGACTGAATACCGCCAAAATGATTTCTTCTCGTTTCGCAACAAAGTCATTGAAATGTATGATGCTAACAGTGGAGCACGGGTTATTGAAGAGGCGCTCGCACTAATTCTTGCTCGACATTCGACGCCATGGCAGTTACGGGTTCAATTAACTAGTGCCTGGGCAGGTGAGTTGCAGCGAATGTGTCGCTATTGATTGTGATGATTAGCTATCGGGCTCAAGAGGTAGAGAGCATTATGGGTAGTACCTGACCGCAGCGGTCTAGAGATGATTTGATGCAGACAACAGATAAAAGTAGCGAAATACTGTTTTTGGGCGATTGGTATTTGACCTCGCCAGCGGATGCCAGTTCGATTGTTGGTTGTCGTCCGTTTATCTTCAACTTGGAGGCTCCGATATCTAGACGAGGAAGCCCAACGCCTGGCAAAATAAGCCTTCGAATGGAGAAAAATGAGATTGTCGCCTGTTTTGGAGCAAAACCAGCCGCAGTATGTCTTGGAAATAACCATATCATGGACTATGGCCCCGAAGCTTTCGAGGATACGCTGGCTGAGCTTAACCGGCTAAATGTACCTTTCTTCGGGTGTGGCTACGAAGAGGATAACTTTAATAATCCACTTACACTCAGTATGGGCGAACATAGATTGGCGCTTATGGGTTATGTATGTTCTTCTACGCATCCCATCTTTCCCAAGGCTGGGCACCCAGGCGTGTGTCAGTTAGAGATTAACCGAATACGCGCTGATGTTCAGAGAGCAAAAGATGCAGGCGCGACTCACGTTGTCGTGTCAATACACTGGGGAGCGGAAGATATTCCTCTACCTAAGCCAACCGATGTCACGCTTGCCCATCAGTTGATTGATATGGGAGTAGACGTTATTGTAGGGCATCACGCGCATGTACCTCAACCGATTGAACGATACAACGACAAGCCAATTGCATACGGTTTGGGCAACGTTGCTATGGATGATATCGTAGTCCCTAACGCTTGGGATGAATTCGGTCATCCAAAACGGATGTTCAGAAAGATCCAGTTGCCGTCCAATAGGACATCCTTAGGCCTGCAATGGAACGTTGCGACCGAACACTGGGAAGTAAAAGAGTTTTTGTATTGCGATAGAAAAGTGGTTCAAAAGACCTTCCGAGGCGATTCGATTACAAAAAAGAATGTAGGGTCTCGATTTTACGGTACTCACTACAATCTATACTCGCGCATCCGCCGGATTGCCCAGTTATATCGCACCTTCAGAGCGGAACGGCGTTTCCCTCATCTGCACCATGTCAGATCTCTAATCCGGATATTGCTCCGCGGCATACAAAGTTAAAGCGCTCATTAGCTCATAGGGTATGTGTGGAATGTTGTATAACAGAACAGCATGACTATTTCTACGAGCCCCCGCATCAATACTCGTCGGTCGCCCAAGAGCGTCATAATTTTCATGGCATTTATGCCGCTACTGTTCATCATTTCAGGCGTTCTAGCTGCCGCAACCAACGAATTACTAACTGCCGCAATAGTGTTCGGTGTTCTTGTCACGGTGGCTGCAGTTATAAAACACGAAGAAGCTGCACTGCTTATTTTAGTCTTGCCATTCCGCGCCTTTGCGTTGTTCACACTTGGATTTGCCCACATTCGCCTCGCTGATCCGATTCTATTAACTGCTGTGCTCGCGTGGTTAGTGCGCAAGTTGCAGAAGCAAGGCTCAACAACTTCGCAGCCCACCAATGCACTTGACGTTGTCCTTACAATCTTTGTGGCCCTGCATACGATTTCGATTTTGTGGGCTTCTGATACTAGCTTGGCCTTAATGAGGGCGCTCAGTCTGATCAGGAACATAATGTTGTTTTGGGTTCTCCGTGATTGGCTAATAAGCGATTTCGAAAACCGCGTCAAGAAACTTGCAGTATGTGTCGCCTTAGTTGGGTGGATGATGGGAATCGGATTCATGTATGCGATTTCTCAGCAGGGTGGACTTAGCGCTCTACGGGAGATTGCGGCGGCCGAACAACCGCTGACATCTCAGGGGGGCTTTCTTGTGGCAGTGCGCACTAACCGCAGCGCGGGCCTTTTTATGTCCAGTGTGAACAACTGGTATATCATGGGAATCGGCGTTGTTCTGGGCTCATGGTCTTTTTTCTGGAAGTCCCACGGAGCGATCAGGAGATGGTGGATTCCAGTCACTGCAATCATGATGATGATGTTGACCATCATTCACCTTCAGCGTGGGCCGTTGCTCGGATTGGCAGTTCTTGCCACGACTTCTCTCCTGTTACTTCGTAAGCGATTACCGCCTAAAGGTTATACAACCACAGTGTTGGTAATTGCTTTCGTAGTGCTATTGCTTGGACTAACCGGCTTTACTAATGCTATTGTAAAACGGGCTGCTTTCGAAACCCTTGCAGTTGATGCAGCAGTTGAGGGGCGGTTCCGACTATGGACTATCGCATGGAATTCATTCCAACAGTCGCCCCTGCTCGGAATTGGCACGGGCAATGCCTTAGGGTGGAACAACATTGTGCACAACCTGTATCTCCAGCTTTTGGCAGAGACAGGCATTGTTGGAATAACTATCTTTAGTCTTTTGATTGGCCTTCAGGTACGCGCCCTATGGCGTGTGTATAGTGGTGAAACTGATAACAACAAGGCAGCATATGCCGCTTTGTTACTCGCCTCGCTTTTGGGACACCTCACAATGGCCATTACAGGAATCGATATGGAGACGCCTGAGTCGTGGATGGTGCTATCCGCTACTAGCGCCCTGCTAATAAACTACAAAAAGGAGTCTATGTCCAGCACCCCTAAACAGGCGGAGAATAGATTTCAACATCACACTACATTCTAAGCTTTGGAACAAAACTGATAATAGTAATTTGGGTTTTTCGAGCCTTCAAGGGCTCTCTAACCGGCTTCCAGCGCTTAAAAGACTTAAAAGATTCTCCTCATTCTGGCTTGATGGGTAAAAGCCATTGAAGCCGAAGGCTCTAGTTATGCGCCCTCTTTATCACATAAGTAATTCACCTGTAGAAACCAAACGACAGGCTAGGGGAACAGTTTATGGCGAGAAACACAGATAAAGTGAGCGTTCTTCATGTACTCCCACGCGTAGCTCGTGGCGGCCCAGCGTTTGGAGTTCTGTGGTTACTTAAGTACTTGGATCACGAGCATTATGAACTTGCTATATGTAGCATTTCACCGCCTGAAGCAGAAATGGCAAGATTATTTGAAGAGCAAGGCGTAGCCTGTATAAGTCTGAACAGCCATCGCTTTTTGGACCTGTCAGTTATTATAAAGTTAACGCGATTAATGCGATCTAGAAATGCTACAATTGTGCACACTCATTTATTGCGACCAGATTGGTATGGTCGTCTCGCCGCGCGAATAGCGAGAGTGCCCATTGTGTTTACGACTGTCCGCAACGAAGACGATAAGTGCTATCAAAGAGACTATGGGCCACATGCAGCCAATCTAATTGATTTGATTAACCGTATGACGGCCCACTATGCGGACTGTGTAGTAGCGGTATCCGATGAAGTTGAGCGTTATTTGGCCGAGAGACAGCGTGTCCCCGAGCGAAAGATCATTATGATCCCTAACGGCGTCGATTTGTCCGGCTTTACGTATCAGGCAGGAGTGTCAGCTAGGATCAAGCAATCGATGGGATTTGCTCGCGATCAATTGGTTATTGGAACAGTATGTCAGCTAAGGAAAGCCAAAGGCCTGCAATATTTAATCCAGGCCGCAAAAGTTGTAACCAGGCTCCGGCCTGATGCTGTGTTTGTTCTCGTGGGAAGCGGTCCACAGGAGCAGAATCTGAAGCAAACAGTTAAAGACGAAGAATTAGGAGATAAGATCATTTTCCTGGGGCAGCGTCGAGACGTTGGTGATTTGTTAAAAGGGATGGATTTATTCGTACTGCCCTCTTTATGGGAGGGCATGCCTCGAGCGTTACTAGAAGCAATGGCAACAGGACGTCCATGCGTGGTCACCGATATTGGGGGATCACGAGAGTTGGTTGTACATGAAAAATGCGGTTTGGTAGTGCCAGCGGCCGATAAGGACTCTTTAGCTAACGCTATCCTTCTGCTATTGAATTCGCCAGATCTTCGGGAGCAATATGGTATAGAAGCTCGACAACGGGTTGCAAATACCTTTTCTGCGCAAGGAGTGGCCCATGCATACGACCACTTGTACAAGCGCTTCCTAGAGAAAAAGTGTGGCACGTACATAGATTACCTGTAAAACCATTTAGGTTAAGGGCAAACCAACTGGCTCAGTTCCTCAATCTGTCGCCTAAGTGATGTTTCGAGCTACTTTGGGAGGCTTGCAGTGAACGAAGTTAAATCAGTGTCACGCGGTGCATCGTGGTTTTGGGTCACTTTTAAAGGAATTACGCGCTATAAGCATTTAGAAGTGTTGCTAAAAAACGAAAAGTTGTCACAGGATCAGTTGCAAATTTTGCAGTGGCAAAAGCTGACAGCTTTGTTAACTCATGCGTATCAGAATGTCCCTTACTATCAGCGTGTATTTGAGCAACTGGGAGCCACCCCAAGAGATATTCGGACTAAGGAGGACTTTGCTCAGTTACCCATCCTGACGCGACAGGACGTTCGCGACAACTTGGAGTTATTATATGCCCGAAACGTCCCTGAATCCAAGTTGGTCATCAAGAGCACTAGTGGCTCCTCGGGCAACCCACTAGATTTTTATTATAGTCATGCCGATCGCGAAAGAGCTGAAGCGGGCGGTCTAAGAAACTTCACATGGGCTGGTCTCAGCCCATCAGATAAGAAAGCTCTTATATGGATTGGTCCTATTCGTTCTCCAATCAAGAAGTTTTTCACCCACACAATCTTGTTGGACTGTTTTGACCTTACAGAATCAAGAATGGAGGAATGGCTGGAAGAACTAAAACGGTTTAAGCCGCGATTTGTCTATGGTTATACCTCTGCTGTAGCACATTTTGCGCAATTTGTTGAAGGGAAACATGAGCGGTTGGATAGTATCAGTGCAGTATTCGTCAGCGCAGAAAAATTATATCGGGAACAAAGAATCCTTATAGAAAAGGTCTTTGATTGTAAAGTCTATGATCATTACGGTAGTGTAGAAGTTCCAACTATAGCCTCAGAATGCGAAAAGGGTAGCATGCATATTCTCAACGATTTGGTTTACGTGGAATTTTTACCTTGGGCGCCTTCTGACAAATTGTTCGGCCTAGAGCAGGATAGAATAATCGTGACTTCTCTCGATAGCTATGCAATGCCTTTCATTCGGTATGCTAATGGTGATCTTGGCATGCCAAGTACAGCCGCGTGCTCTTGTGGACGCCCGTTTCCGACCATGTCCATGGGGGTGTCGAGGACTTTTCACAGTTTCCTTATGCCTGATGGACAGCTTGTAAATGGTATTTACTTTCAGAAATTGTTCCTCGGATTGCCAGGCGTAACGGACTTTCGCGTGCATCAGAAGTCACCTGAAATGATAACCGTATACGTTGTGCCAGAGACAGGGGTCCTATTGGATACAGAACAATTCTTGAAGGGTGTAATCAATACTATCAAGCAGCAGTGGCCAAGTGTGTCGGTCGATATTGAGTTTCTCTCGGAACTGCCGCCAATAAAGTCGGGTAAACGTGATTTTGTGATTTCAGATGTGGTGCGCTCCATGAATTAGTGGTCTAGAAAGAAATGAGTTGCGCGCTCCGCAGCACGACTTTAAGCCAAATTGTCAGCCTCAAGTTAGTTTGCCGGCATGCATTAACCAATATGGCGCGGCACCATCGGATTCGTAGACCTTGAGCTTCAATTATGACTTAGTACTTTGTTCTGGCAAATGCACGGTTTCTTTGCGATAAGTCACTTAATTTGAGTGATATTCAGGCTAAAGCAAAAAGGCAAAGGTATGCGCGTTCTGATTATGGGAATTTCTGGTATGTTGGGGCACAAGCTCTGGCAGGTCTTCAAGCCGCGTTTTGAAACGTGGGGAACCACCCGCGGAGACTTCGCTGAATTTGAGGTGTTTGGTGACCTTTTTGATCGCGATCATATGGTATCTCACGTCAATGTGATGAACTTCGATAACGTTATTCGTGCCGTTGCCGTCGTTCAACCGGAGGTGCTCGTAAATGCTGTTGGCATTATCAAACAACTGCCTTCATCAAAGGATTACATTACTTCGCTGACTATAAATGCCTTATTTCCACATCGGCTTGCCCAGCTTTGTCGAGCTGCAGATGTGCGGCTAATCCATATTAGCACTGACTGTGTGTTTTCTGGTCAGGCGGGCATGTATACCGAGAGTGATATTTCAGATGCCGAAGATCTTTACGG
This sequence is a window from Aggregatilinea lenta. Protein-coding genes within it:
- a CDS encoding CapA family protein; the protein is MQTTDKSSEILFLGDWYLTSPADASSIVGCRPFIFNLEAPISRRGSPTPGKISLRMEKNEIVACFGAKPAAVCLGNNHIMDYGPEAFEDTLAELNRLNVPFFGCGYEEDNFNNPLTLSMGEHRLALMGYVCSSTHPIFPKAGHPGVCQLEINRIRADVQRAKDAGATHVVVSIHWGAEDIPLPKPTDVTLAHQLIDMGVDVIVGHHAHVPQPIERYNDKPIAYGLGNVAMDDIVVPNAWDEFGHPKRMFRKIQLPSNRTSLGLQWNVATEHWEVKEFLYCDRKVVQKTFRGDSITKKNVGSRFYGTHYNLYSRIRRIAQLYRTFRAERRFPHLHHVRSLIRILLRGIQS
- a CDS encoding phenylacetate--CoA ligase family protein, with amino-acid sequence MNEVKSVSRGASWFWVTFKGITRYKHLEVLLKNEKLSQDQLQILQWQKLTALLTHAYQNVPYYQRVFEQLGATPRDIRTKEDFAQLPILTRQDVRDNLELLYARNVPESKLVIKSTSGSSGNPLDFYYSHADRERAEAGGLRNFTWAGLSPSDKKALIWIGPIRSPIKKFFTHTILLDCFDLTESRMEEWLEELKRFKPRFVYGYTSAVAHFAQFVEGKHERLDSISAVFVSAEKLYREQRILIEKVFDCKVYDHYGSVEVPTIASECEKGSMHILNDLVYVEFLPWAPSDKLFGLEQDRIIVTSLDSYAMPFIRYANGDLGMPSTAACSCGRPFPTMSMGVSRTFHSFLMPDGQLVNGIYFQKLFLGLPGVTDFRVHQKSPEMITVYVVPETGVLLDTEQFLKGVINTIKQQWPSVSVDIEFLSELPPIKSGKRDFVISDVVRSMN
- a CDS encoding oligosaccharide flippase family protein; translation: MNRQKTLQLIKKVQFHQFAIDVAFLLGGRTIVLLLSFAGSILLARILGPEKRGIIAAIVVVPGIVLSLADLGVRQATTYFLGKNLYSDQAVISTILYLSGVSFLFGTVVIFLVYIIIGVPQQYGWIITTIPLALLPFRLLVSYGSGVLLAKQQITSLSLAIILPEIVYFSLLLLFGLFGVLEVKSALIIEIVSASVAATYVLRRIKRFGRLRIAYIPKMPQKFIKLGFVYAMALFILGLNYRIDVVILGHLSSAKEVGIYSVGVSIAEMLWLVPAALTTVNFGRSAASSDSLAYARKTAIVLRVTLAVSVFPCIGLYLMAPRLIPFVYGSAFSNSAVVVQAILPGVWMSLIFKVLNSDLAGRGYPQFALWVYGATLVLNVLMNFWLIPLYGAVGSGLASSASYCIGSLTFALVYSRVSHLNMRDLLIPLPSDFKRLLPQKA
- the murB gene encoding UDP-N-acetylmuramate dehydrogenase, which gives rise to MMPTHLSKQLRANLRGEFRENEDLSRHTTWRIGGPAELFIVPSCTEDIEYALSIAHNHQIPVFVLGRGSNVLIADAGLPGITLCLAKSLQDVEIKQGILYAGSGVALPRLARITARHGYSGFEFLVGIPGTVGGGVLINAGTGNGQIADVLETITYIDQLGDLHTKHYSELEFGYRRSALLQQPIVVIGAQFRLEHCEARAKIEANLREILRQRRQKFPLNLPNAGSVFKRPLGYPPAGRLIEEAGLKGFRIGDAQVSEVHANFITNLGHATSNDVKELILLIRERVYQIHGVALEREIVLLPGEDNGKMK
- a CDS encoding O-antigen ligase family protein, translating into MAFMPLLFIISGVLAAATNELLTAAIVFGVLVTVAAVIKHEEAALLILVLPFRAFALFTLGFAHIRLADPILLTAVLAWLVRKLQKQGSTTSQPTNALDVVLTIFVALHTISILWASDTSLALMRALSLIRNIMLFWVLRDWLISDFENRVKKLAVCVALVGWMMGIGFMYAISQQGGLSALREIAAAEQPLTSQGGFLVAVRTNRSAGLFMSSVNNWYIMGIGVVLGSWSFFWKSHGAIRRWWIPVTAIMMMMLTIIHLQRGPLLGLAVLATTSLLLLRKRLPPKGYTTTVLVIAFVVLLLGLTGFTNAIVKRAAFETLAVDAAVEGRFRLWTIAWNSFQQSPLLGIGTGNALGWNNIVHNLYLQLLAETGIVGITIFSLLIGLQVRALWRVYSGETDNNKAAYAALLLASLLGHLTMAITGIDMETPESWMVLSATSALLINYKKESMSSTPKQAENRFQHHTTF
- a CDS encoding glycosyltransferase family 4 protein → MNPQSQHFLFVVTFYSDLVGGHLLSALELGECLYNRGHTVGLLAKPFDLPDLTGTHIRLHKSPYKKSSVTSHIRRIRDIGTVVRKYQYNVLVAMEPYAARHAGIIAGLYGLPMIQILPGGRVPGRSAPLKLPGIVVFSQELFDGLQNQHNISPNDILLSRGRIDFKRFQEVPRSVNDHSLGFNDSSQRILAISRLTPEKSKALFALLDQVECAAAGRPVQLIIIGEGQARPRLEERAREISQRTGPAATIKFTGFLRVQPSHLRQADLVVGQGRTVLEAIAAGTPAAVSGSNGYHGLLTFATLPLLERTNLTGRSLPPKGDLLSDLQRLTEYRQNDFFSFRNKVIEMYDANSGARVIEEALALILARHSTPWQLRVQLTSAWAGELQRMCRY
- a CDS encoding glycosyltransferase, with protein sequence MARNTDKVSVLHVLPRVARGGPAFGVLWLLKYLDHEHYELAICSISPPEAEMARLFEEQGVACISLNSHRFLDLSVIIKLTRLMRSRNATIVHTHLLRPDWYGRLAARIARVPIVFTTVRNEDDKCYQRDYGPHAANLIDLINRMTAHYADCVVAVSDEVERYLAERQRVPERKIIMIPNGVDLSGFTYQAGVSARIKQSMGFARDQLVIGTVCQLRKAKGLQYLIQAAKVVTRLRPDAVFVLVGSGPQEQNLKQTVKDEELGDKIIFLGQRRDVGDLLKGMDLFVLPSLWEGMPRALLEAMATGRPCVVTDIGGSRELVVHEKCGLVVPAADKDSLANAILLLLNSPDLREQYGIEARQRVANTFSAQGVAHAYDHLYKRFLEKKCGTYIDYL